The DNA window CAGTAATAGTAGTAAGCATTATAAAAATCGATATTACCATCTTGTGCAAATGGAGCAATGCCCTTACTCTTCATTTTTTCACTCACAGCAAGGAATTCATCCCATGTTTTTGGTGGTTCAATTCCATTTTCTTCAAACAAGTTTTTATTATAATGGAAGCCCGAACTAATGATTTCATATGGTATGAAATATGTCTTGCCTTCTTGCTCATAAAACGAAACTACATCATCAATAAATACTTCTTTAAAAACAGTTCCTTCATTTGGAATTTTCATAGAAAGCAAATTATCCAATGGTTCCGCTAGATCGCTTTTTAAAAGAGTTCCTGCCACTTCCGCACCTGACTGTTCTGTAAGGTCTGGAGCATCGCCGCCTAATGCTGCATTTCTAACATCAGACATAACTTGTCTACCCATCCACTGTACATCGATATCCACATTTTTATTTTCTTTTTCATAAGCATCAATAATTCCTTGTAAAACAACTTGCTGTGGCTCCCCTGTGTTCCACATTGACCAATATTTAATTGTGACTTTTTCGTCCTTGCCACCTGAAGAAGATTCCTCATTACTGCATCCTGCCAATAGTAATATTCCAATTAACATGAATATACCTAATATCTTGATTTTTTTACTCATACCATTCACCCCTTTTGAATTATCTTCTTCGAATTACTGAGTAGTATATCTCTCAAACTTCCATAGCCAAACGACGAAGTTACCTTGCATCTCTCTTCATCACTCATTTCAAAAAGATAGATTTCAACCCCTTTCGCGATCAAACACTGCAGGTATTCAGAAGTTTCTGACTATAAAAATAGTATACAATTGATAGGTTGATGGGTCAACCCTGCAACCAAAAAAATGAAATATTACTATATCAAGGTGCTTTTTCAGTATTTGTCCTTAACAAAATGAATGAAATAAAAGGCTTTAGTCAAAAATAAGGGCAAGGTACAATCAGGGGATATGAACAGGAGTATAAAAAGTGGTGTAATATTGTTTGGTTATGTTATGAAAACCAGTTGCATAAAAAAACTCTATGGAAGCTTATTTATCAAGCTTTCATAGAGTTTGTTCTTTAATTTGTACATACTTCCTTTACTTTCTCACACTTTGACGGATAATAAGCTTGGTCGAGATAACTATTTTGCTGAATTGGCTCGTTATTTATGTATAAATCTTTCCCTTGCACTGTTAAATTCGGCACTGCTCGTAACACCTTTCTTATTTCCTTTTAAAGAACTTCATTCGAAAAATTAGCGATTTGAATTACTTTACCATTCTGGCGTCTTGAAGCTTCAGCAGCAAATGCCAGTAAATGACTCTCAAGTGATACTGCAGCAGATGATCTGCTTTCATCTCCTGGATAGTTTCGTACTTCTTGCAAAAAGTCTCTGACGATCGCTTCATCTCCACCACCGTGACCGCTTTTCGGTTTACTTAAGTAGGTAATCGTTTCATGTTTTGTTAAAAAGTCGAAAACGGAAATAGTATCTTCATCCATTTTCCCTCTAATTTCACCTTTTGTTCCCATGATTTGTACAATACGTGTTTGCTCCCGAGTGAATCCACACATACTAAATGTTGCAGTAGCACCGTTTTCGAATTCTAAATTCACTACTTGGTGATCGACAACATTATTATCTGAACGATAAACACATTTTCCATAAGGAGTAGTATTTAGCGCGTGAATGATACCTTTACGTGAATGATCCATTGTGAACTTCTTCGCCCATCCTTTGCCTTCCCCTAAATAATATTTTCCTGCATGAAATGCGCAATCATTTTCGATAGGACATCCATCCAAGCAGCGTAAAGGCCCATCTTTCGGTGCATTTGCCTCTTTAAAATGCATTAAAGATCCAAAAGAGCTAACTTGCTTACATTTTTGATCCATCAAATACATTAATATATCCATATCATGGCATGACTTTTGCAAAATCATTGGACTAGATACATCGCTATTATTCCAATTTCCTCGGACAAAACTGTGTGACATATGCATTACTTCCACATTTTCATTCAGTTGAATAGAGACAATATCTCCAATTTTCCCTTCCTTAATAATGGTTTTAATGTTTTGCCAAAATGGTGTATATCTAAGTACATGACAAATTGTCAGCAGTTTATTGTGCTTTTTCGCAATTTCCACCATCGAAATACACTCTTTTGGATCAGGTGACATTGGTTTTTCCAGTAAAACATGATAGCCTTTTTCAATTGCTTTAATCGTTGGCTCATAATGCTCTCGATCTAAAGTACAAATAAACGCTACTTCTGCCTCAATATCATCTTGTAACATTTCTTGCCAGGATTCATAACATTGTTCCTCCGAAAGAGCATATGATTTCGCAAATGCTTCTCTTCTTTCGCTATTTAACTCTGCAATAGCAACAAATTCTAATTCGTGTGGGTAGTCACTTGCATATGGTGCGTACGCCTTAGCACCTCTATCACCTGCACCGATCAAGATAGCTTTTGTTTTTTTCAATATTTTTTCCTCCTTTTATCTTCTAGTAACCAATTATTTTTTAATTCTCAACAAAGCAACTTTTCGGTATCCATCCAACTTCCCCATTCTCTCTCTTTACAAGAGCATATCCATCACAATGATTGTCAATAATCCGTACTTTTTCACCCTGTGTGACAGATGAAAAAGTTGTACTTAGATCTGTCTTGCACTGCATTGACTCTTCAGCAGCCATTAAATACTCATTTTTAATCCATTGCTCTATTCCTAAGTTACTATTTTTACAAAGTGTAAAATACTCCTCTCTCTTAATTGTTTGCATATCGTAATTTGGATATGTCACAGTTCCAACGCGTTTCGTAAGATCGTTATGCTCTATTTGCACAATCATTTCATGCGTCAACTCATCTACATATGTATAAGAATAGTTGTTACTTTCGATAATTAAAGCATTTAATTGTCCATCTTTTTTTATTTGATTTCCACCGTCTAAAGCAATTATTTTTTTATCGAAATCAATGACAGGATTATGTGAACTTATATGCGCTGCTCGATAATTAACGGCAGGCCAGTGTCCTACGATAACGATTTTATTAGCTAAATGGGCTTTCTCATAAAATGCCTCAGTATGTAAAGCAAAGCTTTCTTCTGTTTCATGCCATTCTTCTATGTTTTCAATGCCCGCATGAATGATAATAAAATCATCTGTTTCATATGCAATTGGCAGTGATTCAATCCATTCCAATTCCTCATGAAAATATTGTCGGTAAAAATCACCTAACTCTTTTAGAGAGTTGAAATCATCTACTATTTTATCGTACTTTGCTAGCATTTCATGTAAAACGGAATTCCTTTGTCTGTTCATGTAAGGTATAATTCCTTTACTTTCATTAAAAACAGAGCGGTGGAGAATGTCACAATTTCCTTTCGTTACGAAAACTTGATTGGATTGTTCTGATAACTCTTTTACAAACTCGACTACTTCTAAACTTTTTGGACCTTTTTCACAAAGATCTCCATTAATGAACAAATAATCTTCTGTTGTATAATGCAATTTGCTTAATATCTTTACAAATAGATTCAGGTTCGCATGTATGTCTGAAACAACAATAATTCGTTTGGATTTATCTAGTTCTAGTCGTCTTATATCAATCATTAACTCATCTCCAGAATATTAGGTTAATTTACTTTAAATGTTCTCTAGGTTATCTCGCAACTTACCCTAAATATACCATTTCCAAAGAACAATGGTAATCATTTCTTGCCTTAATAATTCATCCTGACTAATAATTTGCATAAAAAACCGTAAACAACTCACATTGATATGAGTGTTTACGGTTTGTATTATGCTAAACGCTTTTTAGCTTCTTCTATTTGAATTGCTACTTGATCGAAGCCAGTTCCGCCAAGAGAATTTCTTCTTCCTACAGCAGCTAGTGGTGATAATACATCGTAAATATCAGACTGGATTAGGTTACTTGCTTCTTGTAGATCTACTAGTGGTAGGTCTAATAAGAAATAGCCACGTTGGATGCATAAGAATACTAGTTTCCCAGTCACTTCATGTGCTTCGCGGAATGGAAGTCCTTTTGCTGCAAGATAGTCTGCTAATTCGGTTGCATTAGAAAAGTCTTTGTGCACTGTATCGTGTAAACGCTCTGTATGAACAGTCATTGTGCGAACCATGCCCTCAAATATTTTCAGTGAACCAACGATTGTATGAACAGTATCGAACATACCTTCTTTGTCCTCTTGCATGTCTTTGTTGTAAGCAAGTGGCAATCCTTTAATGACAGTTAGTAGGCCCATTAGATTTCCATACACACGACCTGTTTTTCCGCGAATTAACTCGGCCATATCTGGGTTTTTCTTTTGTGGCATAATACTGGAGCCTGTAGAGAAAGAATCATCTAGTTCAATAAAGTTAAATTCAGAGCTTGACCATAAAATGATTTCTTCTGCAAATCGGGATAAATGCGCCATTAACATTGAAGAATTACTTAAAAATTCTACGATGAAATCGCGATCACTTACTGCGTCCATACTGTTTGCATAGACATTCGCAAAACCAAGATACTCGGCAGAAAGCTTACGATCGATAGGGAAAGTAGTTCCTGCTAGGGCACCTGCTCCTAGTGGTGAGATATCAATACGCTTAATCGAATCCGTAAAACGCTCTTTATCTCGCTCTAACATCCAAAAATACGCCATTAAATGATGGGCAAACGAAATTGGTTGCGCACGTTGTAAATGTGTATAGCCAGGTGCAAGTGTTTCCACATGGGTTTCTGCTTGAGCTACTAGTGTTTGTTGGAAAAGCTCGATTAACTCAATGATTTCCCCTACTCTATTTTTTAAGAATAGATGCATATCCGTTGCTACTTGATCGTTACGGCTGCGACCAGTGTGCAATTTTCCACCGACAGGTCCGATTAAATCGATGAGCATTTTTTCTAAGTTTAGATGAATATCTTCATTCGCAACTAAAAACTCTAATGCATTGTCTGCAGCTAGTTTCTTTAATTGTTCTAAACCGCCAAGAATTTGCTGCACATCTTCCTGGGGCAAAATACTACATGCCCCAAGCATCTTCACATGTGCTGCACTACCATCTAAATCTTCCATTACTAGTGTTTGATCGAAACTTATAGAAGCTCCAAATTCATCTACCCATTGTTCGGCAGATTTTTGGAATCTTCCTCCCCAAAGTTTAGTCATGCTTTCACCTTCTCTGCTCCCTTGTTCACCATTGCGTGAACTTTTGTTGGAAGACCCCAAAGCTCGATAAACCCAACAGCTGAAGCATGGTTAAATTCATCCTCTTTTGTATAAGTAGCAAGTTTTTCATCATATAGAGAGTTCGGAGATTTACGTCCTTCAACAATTGCATGGCCTTTGAATAGTTTCACACGAACTGTACCATTTACATATACTTGTGTTTCTTTTAAGAATCCTTCTAAAGCAGTTCTAAGTGGAGAGAACCAAAGTCCTTCGTAAATAAGCTCTGTTAATTTTTTCTCAATAACTGGTTTAAAGTGAGCTACTTCTTTTACTAATGTAATATCTTCTAATTCTTTATGTGCTTTGATTAATGTAAATGCACCTGGGATTTCGTAAACTTCACGTGATTTAATACCAACAAGACGGTTTTCCACGTGATCGACACGTCCAACTCCGTGCTTACCTGCTAGATCATTCATTTTTAAGATTAATTCATACAATTTATATTCCACACCATTAAGTGCAACTGGAACACCATTTTTAAACTCGATTTCAACGATATCTGCTGTATCAGGTGCATCTTCTATTGCAACAGTTAATTCATATGCTTCTTCTGGTGGAGCTGCCCACGGATCTTCTAAAATACCACATTCGTTTGCGCGGCCCCATAGATTTGCGTCAATAGAGAACGGGCTGTCTAAGTTAATCGGAATTGGAATATTTTTTTCTTTCGCGTAAGCAATTTCTTCCTCACGACTCCAGCTCCATTCACGAACTGGTGCAATTACCTCTAGACTTGGATTTAAAGCTTTAATAGAAACTTCGAAACGAACTTGATCATTTCCTTTACCTGTACAACCATGTGCAACAGCAGTTGCTCCTGTTTGTTCAGCAATTTCTACTAGTTTTTTAGAAATTAAAGGACGTGATAATGCAGAAGCTAAAGGATATTTGTTTTCATACCAAGTATGTGCTTGAAGTGAAATTAATGCATAATCATTCGCAAATTCTTCTCTTGCATCGATCATATAGCTTTCAATAGCTCCAACTTCAAGCGCTTTGTTTTTTACGAATTCTAGATCCTTACCTTCACCTACGTCTAAACAAACCGCTACAACATCATATCCTTCGTCTTTCAACCATGTAATGGCAACGGATGTATCTAGTCCACCTGAATATGCTAAAACGACTTTTTTATTCATCTTATATTCCTCCAATGTATTTATATACGTTTTATTAGTATTAATATACATAATGTATCATGGAAAATGTATAAATACAACTAATAATTTATTAAATATACAAATATATTGAAAAAGAATGACTAGCTTTGAATTTCGTTATTTTTTTCAAGAGAATCTTCTTCAGTCTGAGCTTCTTCGATTTCCTTTTCTTCTATATGAATATCCTCAGTTCACTATTGTTGATTGATATATCAAAAAACGTAATACTATTAAAAAAGGAGTGTTGAAGAAGTGTCTCATTTATTCTCGCCATTAAATATAAAAGGTTTAACATTAAAAAATCGAACAGTAATGGCACCGATGTGTCAGTATTCCGTTCAATCAAAGGATGGAAAGCCAAATGACTGGCATTTTGTTCACTATGTATCACGTGCAGTTGGTGGAACAGGATTAATCATCGTCGAAATGACGGATGTGGAACCAGATGGGCGAATCACAGATTACGATTTAGGTTTATGGTCCGATGAACATATTCCTGCATACGAAAGAATTGTAAAAGAGGTACATAAATATGAAGTCAAAATTGGGGTTCAAATTGCACATGCAGGTAGAAAAGCGCAAGATGCTATTCAACCAGTGGGTCCCTCCAACATTCCAGTGGAATCGAATGGCAAATGGAAAGAGCCAAGACCGTTAACAATAGATGAAATTAAAGAAATGATCAATAAATATAAAGACGCTGCAAGGAGAGCAGTTACAGCTGGATTCGATACAATTGAGCTTCACGGAGCACATGGCTATTTAATTCACCAATTCCACTCGCCTGCGATTAATAACAGAACGGATGAATACGGACAGGACTTGTCGAAGTTTGGAGTAGAAGTCATCCAAGCAGTACGTAGCGTTATGCCAGAAGAAATGCCCCTATTGCTCCGCATATCAGCAGTAGAGTATATAGACAATGGCTACGACCTCGAGCATTCTATAGAAATTGCGAAAAAATATAAAGAAGCTGGTGTGGATGTGTTCCATGTATCGAGTGGTGGAGAGGCAACTCCAGGTAAAGTAAAACCTGCAAACACCCCTGGGTACCAAGTTCCATTTGCTCGTGCATACAAACAAGCACTAAATGTACCTATTATCGCAGTTGGAATACTAGAAAATCCGGATCTTGCAGAAAAAGTCATTGTCGAAGGAGATGCAGAACTAGTCGCAGTAGGGCGTGGCATGTTAAAAGATCCATATTGGGCACTTCATGCAGAAATAGCCATCACAGGCAAAGCAATACCTCCTACTCCTTATAAGAGAGGGTATTAATTAACGTCAAATGGTTTATAGCTTGTGAAAAAAATTAGAATTGTATTAGTAACAGAAGAAAAAACGTATATTCCAAAAGGTAAACCACCCAATTGCTTCCTAGGCTTATGGGAGGTTTACCTTTTTTCGAAGCGGACCATTTAATCCCACTATAGACTTCCCTTTGATTGATCAATAACTTTAGATTATTTTTTCGTATTAGTTATCCGCATTAATTTGATAATCGGGTTTATTCTAATTTATCCTTAGAGTTAATAATGGATCAATAGTTAATGCTTCGACACTGTTTAGAAAAAGACCTACTTTCCTAAAGTATTACCCCTGCCTATAATCCTATACATAAATTAATAGAAAATAACCATATAAAATAGTTAGATGATTTTAATTAATTATTTTATTCCAAAACTTACCTGGTTACAAAGCATCATACTTAAGTTTATAGTTAATTTGGAAATAAAAATGGAAAAAGGAGAGTTAAAATGGCAAATAATACTAAAATCGCAGAAATAAAAGTGGAAGTTATCGTAACGGAAAATAATATTGAAAGCATCATGAACGCTGCCATAGAAGGAGGAATAGGTTATTGGGCACACCTAATTAAAACTGGGGAAAAGTGGGATTTGAAAACTAAAGGTCTATATACATATGAATGGGCAACTAACTTGTTAATAAATGGGGAAACAATCGAATTTGTTGACCGAGAAAATGAAGAAAAATGTTGGTCTTTAAATTTGGAAAAATTACTTAAGGGAATTGAATTAAACTATAAAAATAGACCGCATGATACTAATATAGAAAATGCAAGTGAAACTACTGGAGACAGTATCATTCAATACGCATTATTTGAAAGAATTGTATACAGCTAATTAAGTTTCCATCTAATAGAAATACAAAAAGCCCAGACATAGTTGGGCTTTTTGGGATAATATTTCATTTCAAAAATCTAAATTAGCCTTTAATAAAACAACTTTCCAGGCTTTGTAGAATTCTTCCACGGTAGAATACCTGCACCTTTTATCCTCTTCAACAGCCTTCACTGCTATTTCATACAGTTCTTGTCCTGCATCCCACTTTATAAAGGAACGGTCCAGCTCTCCACCTAACAGTCCAAATGCAATCGCACCCATGTTAAAGACATTTGTTCTTTCATCTATTACAGCACCAAGCATAAATTCTTCTGGTGACATAAATCTGGAGGAACCCCAAAGTCTTCCCATAAAATTAATGAATGGCCTTTTCATATATAAATCAATATCACAAATCTTTGTCATGTTATTTTTAAAGTCATATAAAATACTACCATCATAAAAATCAACAGCTACGTAGTTGTTCTTCTCAACATTTACATGGAATTCAAAGATACTATTTAATGATTTTATACGATATTCAATAGGCAGCTTCTTAAACCGATAAAATGGGGATTCTGGGTGATTATATTTCTGTGGTGGAGGGAAAGACCAGTGGGGGTGTAGACATTCCCCATCAAACCAGTCAAACACTAATGCATACCCTTTTTCAACCTCAAAGTATTCTACTAAATTTACTAAATGAGGATGATTCAGATCTTCATAAAGAGAAGTACAACTTTTTAATCTAGCGATAGCATCTTCTGGATAGCCAGAATACCTTAAAGTCTTTGCTCCTGCATACTTTACAAACCTTTTCAATCCATCTATTTCAATACCAAAACTAACATTCCCAGAATCTTGTTCGTCAAACACACAAAATACTTGACCTAATCTTGTAAGCCACTCAAAATCATGTAGCTCTTTTAATTGAAACGATACTTTACCTAAAGTAATTGTTGGGAAATGATTCATATAATACCTCCAAATATACATTTGTATTCTAACTTTAACTATTTATTAGGAATTACATTTCATAGATGCCACGATAGGTATAGACGAAAATAATCGTTAATCGAAGAAACCATTAACTTTATGAGGCTTTTAAAAATCGTAATACAATACTAACAAACTTGTCAGTTTCCTCTAACTCCGGAAAATGAGCGCTACTGTTAAACAAGTTCCATTCACTGTTTACAAGGTTTCTATAAATAATTGTTGATATGGGAATCCCAGTATTCCTATCATGAACTCCAGTAATCACTAATGTCTGTTGGGTAATTTCTTGAAGACGCTCATATAATG is part of the Psychrobacillus sp. FSL H8-0483 genome and encodes:
- a CDS encoding metallophosphoesterase; this translates as MIDIRRLELDKSKRIIVVSDIHANLNLFVKILSKLHYTTEDYLFINGDLCEKGPKSLEVVEFVKELSEQSNQVFVTKGNCDILHRSVFNESKGIIPYMNRQRNSVLHEMLAKYDKIVDDFNSLKELGDFYRQYFHEELEWIESLPIAYETDDFIIIHAGIENIEEWHETEESFALHTEAFYEKAHLANKIVIVGHWPAVNYRAAHISSHNPVIDFDKKIIALDGGNQIKKDGQLNALIIESNNYSYTYVDELTHEMIVQIEHNDLTKRVGTVTYPNYDMQTIKREEYFTLCKNSNLGIEQWIKNEYLMAAEESMQCKTDLSTTFSSVTQGEKVRIIDNHCDGYALVKRENGEVGWIPKSCFVEN
- a CDS encoding serine/threonine protein kinase, which gives rise to MNHFPTITLGKVSFQLKELHDFEWLTRLGQVFCVFDEQDSGNVSFGIEIDGLKRFVKYAGAKTLRYSGYPEDAIARLKSCTSLYEDLNHPHLVNLVEYFEVEKGYALVFDWFDGECLHPHWSFPPPQKYNHPESPFYRFKKLPIEYRIKSLNSIFEFHVNVEKNNYVAVDFYDGSILYDFKNNMTKICDIDLYMKRPFINFMGRLWGSSRFMSPEEFMLGAVIDERTNVFNMGAIAFGLLGGELDRSFIKWDAGQELYEIAVKAVEEDKRCRYSTVEEFYKAWKVVLLKANLDF
- a CDS encoding argininosuccinate synthase yields the protein MNKKVVLAYSGGLDTSVAITWLKDEGYDVVAVCLDVGEGKDLEFVKNKALEVGAIESYMIDAREEFANDYALISLQAHTWYENKYPLASALSRPLISKKLVEIAEQTGATAVAHGCTGKGNDQVRFEVSIKALNPSLEVIAPVREWSWSREEEIAYAKEKNIPIPINLDSPFSIDANLWGRANECGILEDPWAAPPEEAYELTVAIEDAPDTADIVEIEFKNGVPVALNGVEYKLYELILKMNDLAGKHGVGRVDHVENRLVGIKSREVYEIPGAFTLIKAHKELEDITLVKEVAHFKPVIEKKLTELIYEGLWFSPLRTALEGFLKETQVYVNGTVRVKLFKGHAIVEGRKSPNSLYDEKLATYTKEDEFNHASAVGFIELWGLPTKVHAMVNKGAEKVKA
- the argH gene encoding argininosuccinate lyase; this translates as MTKLWGGRFQKSAEQWVDEFGASISFDQTLVMEDLDGSAAHVKMLGACSILPQEDVQQILGGLEQLKKLAADNALEFLVANEDIHLNLEKMLIDLIGPVGGKLHTGRSRNDQVATDMHLFLKNRVGEIIELIELFQQTLVAQAETHVETLAPGYTHLQRAQPISFAHHLMAYFWMLERDKERFTDSIKRIDISPLGAGALAGTTFPIDRKLSAEYLGFANVYANSMDAVSDRDFIVEFLSNSSMLMAHLSRFAEEIILWSSSEFNFIELDDSFSTGSSIMPQKKNPDMAELIRGKTGRVYGNLMGLLTVIKGLPLAYNKDMQEDKEGMFDTVHTIVGSLKIFEGMVRTMTVHTERLHDTVHKDFSNATELADYLAAKGLPFREAHEVTGKLVFLCIQRGYFLLDLPLVDLQEASNLIQSDIYDVLSPLAAVGRRNSLGGTGFDQVAIQIEEAKKRLA
- a CDS encoding Gfo/Idh/MocA family oxidoreductase yields the protein MKKTKAILIGAGDRGAKAYAPYASDYPHELEFVAIAELNSERREAFAKSYALSEEQCYESWQEMLQDDIEAEVAFICTLDREHYEPTIKAIEKGYHVLLEKPMSPDPKECISMVEIAKKHNKLLTICHVLRYTPFWQNIKTIIKEGKIGDIVSIQLNENVEVMHMSHSFVRGNWNNSDVSSPMILQKSCHDMDILMYLMDQKCKQVSSFGSLMHFKEANAPKDGPLRCLDGCPIENDCAFHAGKYYLGEGKGWAKKFTMDHSRKGIIHALNTTPYGKCVYRSDNNVVDHQVVNLEFENGATATFSMCGFTREQTRIVQIMGTKGEIRGKMDEDTISVFDFLTKHETITYLSKPKSGHGGGDEAIVRDFLQEVRNYPGDESRSSAAVSLESHLLAFAAEASRRQNGKVIQIANFSNEVL
- a CDS encoding NADH:flavin oxidoreductase/NADH oxidase, which encodes MSHLFSPLNIKGLTLKNRTVMAPMCQYSVQSKDGKPNDWHFVHYVSRAVGGTGLIIVEMTDVEPDGRITDYDLGLWSDEHIPAYERIVKEVHKYEVKIGVQIAHAGRKAQDAIQPVGPSNIPVESNGKWKEPRPLTIDEIKEMINKYKDAARRAVTAGFDTIELHGAHGYLIHQFHSPAINNRTDEYGQDLSKFGVEVIQAVRSVMPEEMPLLLRISAVEYIDNGYDLEHSIEIAKKYKEAGVDVFHVSSGGEATPGKVKPANTPGYQVPFARAYKQALNVPIIAVGILENPDLAEKVIVEGDAELVAVGRGMLKDPYWALHAEIAITGKAIPPTPYKRGY